A genomic stretch from Alteribacter keqinensis includes:
- a CDS encoding ParA family protein: MGKVIAIANQKGGVGKTTTAVNLSACLAAQGQRVLIIDVDPQGNTTSGVGIDKGDIDECIYNVLVEDADPKKVIQPTSTERLHILPSTIQLAGAEIELVPTISREVRLKRAIDQVTKDYDYIIIDCPPSLGLLTINSLTAADSVLIPVQCEYYALEGLSQLLNTVRLVQKHLNQQLAIEGVLLTMLDARTNLGIQVIEEVKKYFREKVFQTIIPRNVRLGEAPSHGEPIITYDPRSKGAEVYTELAKEVVSNG; this comes from the coding sequence ATGGGAAAGGTAATTGCCATCGCAAATCAGAAAGGCGGCGTCGGAAAAACGACGACTGCAGTTAATTTAAGCGCGTGTCTTGCTGCCCAGGGACAGCGTGTGTTGATCATTGACGTAGACCCACAGGGAAATACAACGAGCGGGGTTGGTATTGATAAAGGTGATATTGATGAGTGCATTTATAATGTCCTTGTTGAAGATGCAGACCCAAAAAAAGTGATTCAGCCTACGTCGACGGAACGACTTCATATTCTGCCATCAACGATTCAGCTGGCAGGTGCAGAAATAGAGCTTGTTCCGACTATTTCCCGGGAAGTAAGATTAAAGCGGGCAATCGATCAGGTAACAAAAGATTACGACTACATTATTATTGACTGCCCTCCATCTCTCGGGCTTTTGACGATTAATTCTCTGACTGCTGCGGACAGCGTGCTTATTCCGGTGCAGTGCGAGTACTATGCTCTCGAAGGCCTCAGTCAGTTACTGAATACAGTGAGGCTCGTACAAAAGCACCTGAATCAGCAGCTGGCGATTGAAGGCGTACTGCTTACAATGCTGGATGCACGGACAAACCTCGGTATACAGGTGATTGAAGAAGTGAAAAAGTACTTCCGGGAAAAAGTCTTCCAGACGATTATTCCAAGGAACGTCCGTCTTGGTGAAGCACCGAGTCACGGTGAACCGATTATTACGTACGACCCCCGATCCAAAGGGGCCGAAGTATATACAGAACTAGCGAAGGAAGTGGTGTCAAATGGGTAA
- the noc gene encoding nucleoid occlusion protein, translated as MKQSLSRLFGLNEKQQEEVEVSDREEIRQLPVADIVPNRYQPRTVFQDERIEELAQTIKTHGIIQPIVVRERDGKFEIIAGERRWRAVTKLGWETIPGVVKEFNDAQTASVALIENLQREGLTSIEEAMAYAKLIDIHGLTQESLAQRLGKGQSTVANKLRLLHLPQEVQDALMGRLITERHARALISLKDDEKQIKLLARIIEEELNVKQTEEQVKRMIEPKPEKKKPIRKGYSRDMRLAMNTIRQSLDMVAQSGMELDTNEEENDDYYQFTIRIPKS; from the coding sequence ATGAAGCAGTCGTTGTCACGCTTGTTTGGCTTGAATGAAAAACAACAAGAAGAAGTTGAAGTGAGTGACAGAGAGGAAATAAGGCAGCTTCCCGTTGCAGATATTGTTCCGAACCGGTACCAGCCCCGTACTGTGTTTCAGGATGAACGAATTGAAGAACTGGCTCAGACGATCAAGACCCACGGCATTATTCAGCCGATTGTCGTCCGTGAGCGGGACGGGAAATTTGAGATTATTGCAGGAGAACGTCGCTGGCGTGCAGTAACCAAGCTTGGGTGGGAAACGATTCCCGGCGTAGTAAAAGAATTTAATGATGCCCAGACGGCATCCGTTGCACTTATTGAAAACCTGCAGCGGGAAGGATTAACCTCCATAGAAGAAGCGATGGCATATGCAAAGCTGATCGATATTCACGGTCTCACACAGGAAAGTCTTGCTCAGCGACTCGGGAAAGGGCAGTCTACGGTTGCAAATAAACTGAGACTCCTGCACCTTCCCCAGGAAGTACAGGACGCCCTCATGGGCCGCTTGATTACAGAACGCCATGCACGTGCGTTAATTTCACTGAAAGATGATGAAAAACAAATCAAACTCCTTGCTCGGATTATTGAGGAGGAACTGAACGTAAAGCAGACTGAAGAACAGGTTAAGCGCATGATTGAACCAAAACCGGAAAAGAAAAAGCCGATCCGTAAAGGTTATTCCAGGGATATGCGTCTGGCTATGAACACGATCCGCCAGTCCCTCGACATGGTGGCGCAGTCCGGAATGGAGCTGGATACAAACGAAGAAGAAAATGATGATTACTATCAGTTCACAATCCGTATTCCTAAATCGTAA
- the rsmG gene encoding 16S rRNA (guanine(527)-N(7))-methyltransferase RsmG, whose product MNVQEFQQELKKRGITLSDHQLSQFERYFHILVDWNERMNLTAITAKEEVYLKHFFDSVSAAFYHDFNSVETVVDIGAGAGFPSLPLKICFPHLDVTIVDSLNKRITFLHALAEELDLTGVSFYHDRAETFGKKKEHREHFDVAMARAVARLPVLSELCIPLVKKDGTFLAMKGAGAKNELSESKKAFSLLGGELIEANQFTLPQEESERSIIKIKKVNQTPGKFPRKPGTPNKQPLV is encoded by the coding sequence ATGAACGTACAAGAATTTCAACAAGAGCTTAAAAAAAGAGGAATCACTCTGAGCGATCATCAGCTGTCTCAGTTTGAGCGTTACTTTCACATTCTCGTAGACTGGAATGAACGCATGAATCTCACAGCCATTACTGCCAAAGAAGAAGTCTATTTAAAGCATTTTTTCGATTCAGTTTCGGCGGCTTTTTACCATGATTTTAATTCAGTTGAAACAGTAGTGGACATCGGTGCCGGAGCCGGCTTTCCAAGCCTGCCCCTTAAAATCTGCTTTCCGCATCTTGACGTGACGATTGTCGATTCGCTGAATAAGCGGATCACATTTCTTCACGCGCTGGCAGAAGAACTCGATCTTACAGGGGTATCGTTTTATCATGACCGGGCAGAAACGTTCGGTAAGAAAAAGGAACACCGTGAACACTTTGATGTGGCTATGGCTCGTGCAGTGGCAAGACTGCCTGTTTTAAGCGAGCTGTGCATTCCTCTCGTAAAAAAAGACGGCACATTTCTGGCAATGAAAGGTGCAGGAGCAAAAAATGAGCTCAGCGAGTCGAAAAAGGCATTCTCCCTTTTAGGCGGGGAACTGATTGAAGCGAATCAATTTACCCTTCCTCAGGAAGAAAGCGAACGATCCATTATTAAAATCAAAAAAGTGAATCAGACCCCGGGTAAATTTCCACGAAAACCGGGCACTCCGAACAAGCAGCCCCTGGTGTAA
- the mnmG gene encoding tRNA uridine-5-carboxymethylaminomethyl(34) synthesis enzyme MnmG: MNYQGGEYDVIVIGAGHAGVEAGLASARMGANTLMLTLNLDAVAYMPCNPSVGGPAKGIVVREIDALGGEMGRNIDKTHIQMRMLNTGKGPAVRALRAQADKFLYQHEMKKTIEETPNLLLRQGMVEELIIEDGVCKGVVTQTGAEYRSKAVVVTTGTYLRGKVILGDLAYDSGPNNMQPSVNLSHNLKDLGFEMVRFKTGTPPRVNSQTIDYSKTEIQPGDDVPRAFSYETTKYITDQLPCWLTYTNDETHEIINSNLQRSPMYSGMIEGTGPRYCPSIEDKIVRFSDKPRHQIFLEPEGRNTSEVYVQGLSTSLPEDIQLNMLKTIPGLEEVRMMRPGYAIEYDAMVPTQLWPSLETKKIDSLFTAGQINGTSGYEEAAGQGLMAGINAALKVQDKEPLILDRSDAYIGVLIDDLVTKGTNEPYRLLTSRAEYRLLLRHDNADLRLTERGHEIGLISDERFARFEEKKQAIAGEIKRLEKTTIKVSDEAQALLESIPSSPLKDAMNATVLLKRPEVNYSHVAQLTPPQKELDEDVQEQVEIQLKYQGYIAKQLEQVQRLKKMETKKLPVDLDYMSISGLAMEARQKLSEVRPLTMAQASRVSGVTPADVSVLLVYMEQGRLKKVHASNKAES, encoded by the coding sequence ATGAATTATCAAGGTGGAGAATATGATGTCATTGTCATCGGTGCAGGTCATGCAGGGGTGGAGGCAGGGCTTGCTTCTGCCCGCATGGGCGCAAACACGCTTATGCTGACCCTTAACCTGGATGCTGTTGCCTACATGCCTTGTAACCCCTCAGTTGGGGGGCCTGCAAAGGGAATCGTCGTACGGGAGATCGATGCACTGGGCGGCGAAATGGGCCGTAATATCGACAAAACCCATATTCAAATGCGGATGCTGAACACAGGTAAAGGGCCTGCAGTACGTGCACTGCGTGCGCAGGCAGACAAATTTTTGTATCAGCATGAAATGAAAAAGACCATTGAGGAAACACCGAACCTGTTATTGCGGCAGGGGATGGTCGAAGAGCTTATTATTGAAGACGGAGTTTGTAAAGGTGTTGTGACCCAGACAGGTGCCGAGTACCGTTCGAAAGCGGTTGTTGTTACTACGGGAACATACCTTCGGGGGAAAGTCATTTTAGGTGACCTCGCATACGACAGCGGACCGAACAACATGCAGCCGTCGGTAAACCTGAGCCATAACCTGAAAGATCTCGGCTTTGAGATGGTCCGCTTTAAGACCGGAACACCGCCTCGTGTAAACAGCCAGACGATCGACTATTCAAAAACGGAAATTCAGCCGGGGGACGATGTTCCACGAGCATTTTCATATGAAACGACTAAATATATAACGGACCAGCTTCCGTGCTGGCTTACTTATACAAATGATGAGACGCACGAAATTATTAACAGCAATCTTCAGCGTTCACCAATGTATTCAGGTATGATCGAAGGGACAGGACCAAGATACTGTCCGTCAATTGAAGATAAAATTGTCCGTTTCAGCGATAAACCCCGTCACCAGATCTTCCTGGAACCGGAAGGAAGAAATACGTCAGAAGTTTATGTACAGGGGCTTTCAACGAGTCTGCCCGAAGATATCCAGCTGAACATGCTTAAGACCATTCCAGGTCTTGAAGAGGTTCGGATGATGCGGCCGGGCTATGCAATTGAGTATGATGCCATGGTACCAACCCAGCTATGGCCGTCACTTGAAACGAAAAAAATCGACTCTTTATTTACAGCAGGTCAGATTAACGGCACGAGTGGATACGAAGAAGCAGCCGGGCAGGGCCTCATGGCCGGGATCAACGCTGCACTTAAAGTCCAGGACAAAGAGCCATTAATTCTGGATAGATCTGATGCGTATATCGGCGTTTTAATTGATGACCTCGTGACAAAAGGGACAAACGAGCCGTACAGGCTGCTCACTTCCCGGGCTGAATACCGTCTACTGTTGAGACATGACAACGCCGACCTCCGCCTCACAGAGCGCGGACACGAGATTGGCTTGATCTCAGACGAGCGATTTGCCCGTTTTGAAGAGAAGAAACAAGCGATTGCCGGCGAGATTAAACGACTTGAAAAAACTACTATTAAAGTTTCCGATGAAGCACAGGCTCTCCTTGAATCGATTCCTTCTTCGCCATTAAAAGATGCCATGAATGCAACGGTTCTTTTAAAAAGACCGGAAGTGAACTACAGCCATGTAGCACAGCTGACACCGCCACAGAAAGAACTGGACGAAGACGTGCAGGAGCAGGTGGAGATTCAGCTGAAGTACCAAGGGTATATTGCCAAGCAGCTTGAGCAGGTTCAGCGTCTTAAGAAGATGGAAACAAAGAAACTTCCAGTGGACCTTGACTATATGTCCATCAGCGGACTGGCCATGGAAGCGAGACAAAAGCTTTCAGAAGTACGTCCACTTACGATGGCCCAGGCATCCCGGGTATCGGGTGTGACACCGGCCGATGTCTCTGTTCTGCTTGTTTACATGGAGCAGGGCCGGTTAAAAAAAGTGCACGCATCAAATAAAGCTGAATCCTGA
- the mnmE gene encoding tRNA uridine-5-carboxymethylaminomethyl(34) synthesis GTPase MnmE, producing MELDTIAAISTPMGEGAIGIVRISGDDAIAIADRLYKGRRTLTEADTHTINYGHIVDPKTEETIEEVMISVMHAPRTFTKENLVEINCHGGLVSVNRVLQMALNEGARLAEPGEFTKRAFLNGRIDLSQAEGVMDLIRAKTDRAMNVAMSQVEGRLSSRIQKLRQELLETVAHVEVNIDYPEYDAEEMTLDILKEKAGYVRDEINYLLQTAQQGKILREGLSTVIIGRPNVGKSSLLNSLVHENKAIVTDIPGTTRDVIEEYVNVRGVPLRLLDTAGIRETEDVVEKIGVERSRKLVSEAELVLLVLNNNESLTEEDEKLLTISEGRDSIIIVNKTDLESKLDMERVRELAGSRTVLTTSLLKDEGIDELEEAIKELFFEGDLDSGDMTYVSNSRHIALLNQASRTIDDALSSVDAGMPVDMVQIDITKAWELLGEVIGDSVNESLIDQLFSQFCLGK from the coding sequence ATGGAACTGGATACAATCGCAGCGATTTCAACACCGATGGGAGAAGGAGCGATCGGGATTGTAAGAATCAGCGGAGATGATGCGATCGCCATTGCAGACCGCCTGTATAAAGGGAGACGTACCCTCACTGAAGCAGACACCCATACCATTAACTACGGACATATTGTTGATCCGAAAACAGAAGAAACAATCGAGGAAGTTATGATCAGTGTGATGCATGCGCCGAGGACTTTCACAAAAGAAAACCTGGTTGAGATTAACTGTCACGGGGGACTTGTTTCTGTAAACCGTGTTTTGCAGATGGCTTTAAATGAAGGAGCGAGACTTGCAGAGCCTGGTGAGTTTACAAAGCGTGCCTTTCTAAACGGCCGCATAGACTTGTCTCAGGCAGAAGGAGTCATGGACTTGATCCGTGCGAAAACGGACCGTGCCATGAATGTGGCCATGAGTCAGGTAGAGGGACGGTTGTCGAGCAGGATTCAAAAGCTCAGACAGGAACTTTTAGAAACGGTTGCTCATGTAGAAGTGAACATTGATTATCCCGAATACGACGCAGAAGAGATGACTCTGGATATCTTAAAGGAGAAAGCAGGGTATGTAAGAGATGAGATCAATTATTTACTGCAGACCGCCCAGCAGGGAAAAATTCTTCGTGAAGGTCTGTCCACGGTTATTATCGGCAGGCCAAACGTAGGGAAGTCATCTTTGTTAAACAGTCTTGTTCATGAAAACAAAGCGATTGTAACTGATATCCCCGGAACGACGCGTGACGTTATTGAGGAATATGTGAATGTTCGCGGCGTGCCTCTTCGCCTGCTTGATACTGCAGGAATCAGGGAAACAGAAGATGTAGTAGAGAAAATCGGAGTTGAAAGATCAAGGAAGCTTGTAAGTGAAGCCGAACTCGTTCTTTTGGTCCTGAACAATAATGAATCGCTCACGGAAGAAGACGAGAAGCTCCTCACAATCAGTGAAGGCAGGGACTCAATCATCATCGTTAACAAGACGGATCTTGAGTCAAAGCTTGATATGGAACGGGTGAGGGAACTGGCAGGGAGCCGCACCGTTCTTACAACCTCCCTTTTGAAAGATGAAGGCATTGATGAGCTTGAAGAAGCAATCAAGGAGCTCTTTTTTGAAGGAGACCTTGATTCAGGTGATATGACATACGTGTCGAACTCCCGTCACATCGCTCTGTTAAATCAGGCGAGCAGGACGATTGACGATGCCCTGTCATCTGTAGATGCAGGTATGCCGGTAGATATGGTTCAAATCGATATTACAAAAGCATGGGAACTGCTTGGTGAAGTGATTGGTGACAGCGTGAATGAAAGCTTGATTGATCAATTGTTCTCCCAGTTCTGTTTAGGAAAATAA